The genomic stretch CAGTCTAACCCAGCCAGTTGTCAACTGAGGCTGGCTTTCTCTACCACATGCCAGGTGCCTGCAAAGGAAAGTACATGGGACTCCAGAAACACAGGGCTCCTTTTGGCTATGTTGGTGCCATGAGCCCAGCTTAGGCTGGATTCCACTTCTCCAGGACCCCACTCTAGCTGCTGTTCTAGGCTGGCTTCCCTTGCAGGGTCTCCTCCATGACTCTTACTGCACAGCCTCacttcccaccacacacacatacacccaagcCCACTTCTCAGGGCCTCTCTATACCTGAATGGACCGCATCTTGCGGGGACATGACTCAAGCTCCTTGTGGGTCTCCTTTGCTTCCTGAGCTGGTCGGTGCTGCACAATGTATTCGTAGGTGGTGAGCTTGTGCCACACTGGTGGGCGTGGGAAGAGAGAGGTCAGTAGTGGAGAAGTACCCCAGAACTCAAAGGGGAGGGCAGCCGGCACTAAGTTCACATCCCTATCACATATATACTGAGCAGTCGGGCAAATCCAGGGCAACCACAAAGAGCCAGCACTGGTAAGGTCCATGACTTCAAGGTTCTACAGCCCAAAAAGGTTCCTCCCTGCAGTCTATCCCCTTTAAGGCAAGCTTGCAGGAGACACTTACTTAAATAAATGTGGAAGCAGAGCAAGTGGCCAAGCAGGGCTGTAGAAAGCAGGCCCAGAAGGATGAGTAGGGCAGCCAGGGCCAGGATGGCAGGAGCCTGGGTCTCCACAGGGGCAGCCGGCAAGAACACAAACCACACATCTGTGTGATTCTTCAAGACTGCAGGGCACAGGCAGACTATGCTTAGCCAGAGGTCATAGGTGCACTAACTAAAACAAATCTGTCTAGAATCCACACTGACCTTCAAAGTGTTGGTTGGTGCGAAGGCGCATGGGGTTGACAAAGAACTCCACAAAGACATAAGTGGCCACCAGCACCAGGAGCAGAACACCCAGTAAAGCAGATGCCACACTGTGTAGAAAGAGCCTGGCCCAACCATGGACAGCTGTCAGCAGCACTCAGGAGCTCAGGCTTACTAAGAAGCCAGGCTCCAGACGCCCAACCCCTCAGAAGTCACAGGCATGGAGTCTGAAAACTCTATGAAAGCATCCACTTCTCAGGCTCACCATCTTAGCCAGGAACAATAGGATGGCAGGCTCTGAGTCCATCCTCTGCCATCCCAAGTATCATCTTCTCAGCGGGTGCACATCCCCACCCACTGCCAGCCCCATGCAGGCCCCAGCAGATTCTCACCGGTAGTTCCTCTCGCCCACGCAGTTGTTAAGCCACTTGCAATGATGATCGAAGCCACATACACATTTATTGCAGGCACTGCAGTGTTTGGATCGCGCACTCCTGAGGAGGGTTGGGGAGAAGGCACCTCGTGGTCAGCCAGTCCAGCCCATCCAGCCAATCCAGCCCATCCAGCCCATCCAGCCCATCCAGCCCATCCAGCCCATCCAGCCCATCCAGCCCCAGTTAGTGTAACGACCTGAGTCGAGCCTGGTTCCTGATTACCCACAAGAACCTCTACCCTTCCTCGGACCACAGCAATGAGGAGCGCACGCGCCCTCTGGTGGAAACAGGAGGTGGGACCTCTGGAGAAGGTGCTGAGGATCATGGTAGAGGGAAGAAGGGTGTCTTGTGAGGTCCTACTCTTGAACTACATACCTAGGTAAAGGTCacatgagaaggaaaggaggcgTCCTTTCCAAGCGAGGACATCTATGCCAGACTACACACAAGATGCTGGTGTGGGACTTGAGGCAAAATGCATAGCTGCCCAATTGGTACTTTAATTGCTTCATTTTGGGGTCACTTTCCTTGCCATCCTACAGAATTTTTCTGGCATTCTTTCAGAAGACACGTATGGGCTAACTGTAAAGGAGCCAAAAGGAGAAGTGTTCACTGTCATCCAGGGTCATTAAAGAAACTCATGGGCAAGGAACAAGTAAGAGAGGGCCATGTCAGGATACTAGTGGGGTCACATCTTGGAAGACCCAAATGAGCACGGGAGAATAGTGTATCCTTCCATCACTCATGGAGAGCAACTGCCAGAGTCATTCTGAACTCGTGCTGGCTGCTGCTTAGGGAATGGCAGTAGGCATTCTGGTTCCTGTATTCAGATCTCTTCTAACAGGCTACTCTAGGCCTTCAGATTCCAAGTGTGGATCTGGCCTTGGGCTGCACTCTATCCTTCAACCCACACCAATCTGGGAGACGACAAAGCTCCAGTAATGTAGGGAGGAGTCCCAGAAAGGCATTTGCCAAAGAAGAATTGGTTGTTCCACATTCTGTCTCCTCACTAGCAGGACGACTTGAAGCAAGCCACTGgcctctctgcctcagcctcctcacagGTAACTGAGTGAATGTGCTAGGGGCCAGACAGCTAGTGTGCCCTTGACTCTGCTGCTCAGTCACTTTGTGACTTCAGGACACCGTCCAGCTTTCTGAGCAGTAGGCTCTggctcttttgttttaaaatgtagcaCTGAGCATGGAACACTTAAGCCTAAACTCCCTTCCTGCCCTCTCTGGGTACTTTGAAGAGGCTAAAGTTTTCACCGGCAGAGCCATCTAGAAATGGTTTTGGTGCTGCCAACTGCCTTCTGGGTTTGCTATAGGAAATGCTATCTATGCCttgtcttttttccccctaatCACTATCTCAGGTCGCTCCaccaaatattttgtttttgtttttgaatctgTCTTATTATATAGCCCTgactaacctcaaactcattgaaattctgcctcagcctctcaatgGCTAGGATTACATGTAAGCACCACAATACCCAGTTCCACCACCAagactctttttgtttttgtttctgtgacagtgtctcactgtctaggtctggatgtcctggaactctgtagaccagcctggcctttcactcactgagatctgcctgcctctgcctcctgagtgctggagtttaaggtatggaccaccacacccaccCTCCACACTCTTCATTAGGGAAAGTACAAGTGTTCAGAGACGTATCACTGCGGAGCTTGGTGTGACCCTTTTTACCAGGACCATAATTGGTGACCCTGCAGGCACACTCACAGCCCACACGTTcactcacactcatgcactcacacatcCACGTCACACAGGTTGCAGTGTAGATCTTCAATGACATGTGCGTGCTGGCTGCGGTTGAAGATAGGCAGGGGTCCAGAATAGCTCTTGTCCCGCACATTGGCATCTGCTGGATCGATGGAGACAGCAGTCAGGTGCACCACAAGGTGGCCAGCAAAGATGGCACCCATGCACTAGCCCAGCAGGTTAAAGACTCAGTCTGTACTGTGTAAATCAGTCCCACCCACTCTCCTAGACAGAGTATTCTCCTGTCCATGCAGATTTCCTTTATAAGGAGCCTCTACCCATGCTATATTCTCCTGCCCCATAAGAGCCTCCTCACCAAGCTTCTTTATCAGACCCCTATACCCTCAATCAAAAAGTCATATGATAATAGAGTCCAAAGACCAGTACTACTTACTACTGCCACCCAGAAATCTAGCCAAATGGCCTTGGCCTCAGGCCTGGCACAAGCCAGTTTCTGGTCTCAGATTTCAGAAGGTGAAAGAGATTAAAAGACATCACCTTTTAAAGTCTAGAGACATTAGCTGATATTCTGATCTTGTTTTTCTTGCTTTCATAGGAAGCCACTTCAAAGACGGGAGCAGCTACTCCCTTTCAATAGTTAGGGCCAGATGGAGAACCACTTGCAGACAGGGCTAATCTACTTGCAAGTCTGGGTACTTGACACCCTAAGCTGAATGTCTGAGATGGCCTCACATGTTCAGGGTTAGCCAGGGCAGTGTAGCTAACTCCTAGAATGGAAATGAGCTTCCCCAGAACTAAGCCAAATACAGGAAATGAGTATGCTGCCTTCTGGCTGCAAGATCTATACATAAACTCACCAACAGGTTCCACCCAGGTAGGTAGCTACCTTATTTTCTTCCCTTCACCTACTCAACACATGCTCCTTCTTTATCTGCCTGCTAGCCAGGCAGATGCTGTCCCTCTGTCACTCAGGATCTAAGCATTAGTCATCCTTTACCCATCAGCTGGCCAACATCCTTACCTCACTCAGTAGCCAAATTACGCTGTCTGTCTGTATGAACCAGGCTCTTCTAAAACGTGCTGTACCAGAGCTCAAGGAGTCAAATGTAAGCTCGACCCCGAGCTCTCTGTCCTTATGGCCAAAGCTATGGGTCAGCTCCTTACTTCTTGCTAGATTACTTGAGAACCTCACACCCTTCTCCAAAGTCTACCCTGCATGGGTTCCAGaagtgaggtttcaaaagcctacaccTACGCTCTTCCCTGCATCAAAGCCTACAGGGCTCTAAGTGGCTCTCTAAGAAATTTCTCTAAGAAATTCATGCCTTAGCCAGGGCTATAGCTTGCCTTAATCTTGCCTTAATCCCAACTCTAGACACTCAGTGTGAGCAAACATTGAGCTTCTTgccttctcccagcatccttcactGGTCCATTCACTCAACAGTGTGCACAGTTCTATCCTGTGTGCACAGGCATGAAGGAATATGGAAAGAGTCAGTTCTGAGCTCTAAGAAACCCTCTGCATGATGGAAAACACAGATACCAACTAAACAACAGGTCAGTCACATGAGAGGATATGCGTTTGTAACTGATGACTTTATCTAGTGCCACAGGATCAGGAAGACTTCTCTGAAGAAGTGTcatctcaggggttggggatttagctcagtggtagagcacttgcctagcaagcgcaaggccctgggttcggccccagctccgaaaaaaaaaagaaaaagaaaaaaaaagaagtgtcatCTCAGCAGAGATGTGGAAAAGAATGTAGAACAGGGCCATGGAAGGTAAGGCAGAGGAAAAAGGACCAGGGCTAAGTGCTATGGATATCAGAATCATGCAAGGTGTAATCACATGGGTGACTGAAATATCATCCCAGCTCATAACTATCATATAACAAGGAGGGTCATGCTGCCAAATTCTAAGCTTTCAaagggaacaacaacaacaaagttctAGGCTTCCATGTGAGCTCTCTCAATATTAAatgttaaagaaataaatgatctcAAAACATGTAAAGGACCTGTACAGTTTAGGTATTAACCATTCCATAATTTGCCAACCAGATTGGCCCATTGATCTGTCACTTTTTAACCTCTGATCAGCTGAGTGGTGAGACAAGGGCTTCTAGGAAGAGATCACTGTTGTCAAGACAGGGAAATAAGAGGAAGCTGAATAGACAGGAAGATTGCCCATGGAGAAAAGCCATGGGACCTAATGAGATCCATCTTCAGCTTCAGTTCTTAAGGCAGGAAGAAGCTGCTAGATTTTTGAGCTGGTGAAACATTAtcaaagaggtgtgtgtgtgtgtgtgtgtgtgtgtgtgtgtgtgtgtgtatgtgttttgattTGAAAGAGTGTTCTGGCTGTAGGGATAAAGATGgccaggagaaagggaaagaggaggatggggatggggatgggggtgggggtgggggtggggtggggaacaaaGAGAAGGGGTCGTAtgctgtgtgtgagacagagttGTAAGAGTGCTCTGTCTGCAGCTGTATGTAGCCAGGAGCAGGGATGCACAGGGAGACTCATTTGGTCAGAAAGGCAGAgagcagtgggaggagaaggTGGGAAGCTGAGGAGGTAAACTCCACAGTATGACTGACAGCTGTcagcaggaaaggaaaggggagccACACTTGTATGTGTGAGGCTGGGAGCAGCACCAGGAATGCTGCCGGATATGAGCTAGACTGCTGCTGCTGATGGCATGCTCCTGCCCCAGACATCTACATTTACATGCAGTGTGAGACCACTGTGTCCAACCCACCaatctcccctctccctgccccctaaGCGCCCAGAGCTCATCTTTGCGTTCCTGACACCTAGGGCCGTTCTAGGCCCACAGTGGATAATTGATACCCACTTCATTCCTAACAGGTCCTGGAGCCTGCTTAATAGAAGACCACGATACAGCCTTGGTCAAGCTGCCAGACTAGGTGGCTCTGAAGCTTCCATATGGCTCAAAGATAAGAGAAAACAAGACGTAGATCAAACCCTCCAATCACTCCACTTCCTCAGCCTGAATAGGCTGACTGGCCTCATGGGGTACTATTGTGTGACCTCAGAAAGTCACTATCCTGTCTGAGCATCTTTTTTCATAAGGTCctgaatgagaaatgttcccaTATGTTCATGTATTTAAACACTTGGTTACCAACTGGTGGCGCTGTTGGGGGGTTATAGAATCTTTATGCTGGAGTACATCATTGTGGGGCAGAATTTGAGGGTTACTTCCTGTTcgttccctctgcttcctgtatgCAGCCGAGATGTACTGAGCCAGCTCCCTGCTCCTAcctcctgcctgcttcctgctACACCTTCCCCCAGTTATGAATATTACCCAACCTTCTGAaccataagctaaaataaactccCTCTTCCATCAGTTGTTTTGGCtgtggtatttcatcacagccacAGGAACATAACTGATATGCTTCCTTAGTGGGGAGAAAACCCCCATGGGATTATCAGAGGGACTAATGGAGAACATCTCTG from Rattus norvegicus strain BN/NHsdMcwi chromosome 19, GRCr8, whole genome shotgun sequence encodes the following:
- the Zdhhc1 gene encoding palmitoyltransferase ZDHHC1 isoform X5, whose amino-acid sequence is MNICNKPSNKTAPEKNVWTAPSQDSGPSPELQGQRSRRNGWSWPPHPLQIVAWLLYLFFAVIGFGVLVPLLPHHWVPAGYACMGAIFAGHLVVHLTAVSIDPADANVRDKSYSGPLPIFNRSQHAHVIEDLHCNLCDVDVSARSKHCSACNKCVCGFDHHCKWLNNCVGERNYRLFLHSVASALLGVLLLVLVATYVFVEFFVNPMRLRTNQHFEVLKNHTDVWFVFLPAAPVETQAPAILALAALLILLGLLSTALLGHLLCFHIYLMWHKLTTYEYIVQHRPAQEAKETHKELESCPRKMRSIQEMEFYMRTFSHVRPEPSGQARPAALNAKKRGSGEYIDCPGLGPWTESSGCPSYVTLGLLAATLALPLIPPVPAQHMLVAL
- the Zdhhc1 gene encoding palmitoyltransferase ZDHHC1 isoform X4 produces the protein MNICNKPSNKTAPEKNVWTAPSQDSGPSPELQGQRSRRNGWSWPPHPLQIVAWLLYLFFAVIGFGVLVPLLPHHWVPAGYACMGAIFAGHLVVHLTAVSIDPADANVRDKSYSGPLPIFNRSQHAHVIEDLHCNLCDVDVSARSKHCSACNKCVCGFDHHCKWLNNCVGERNYRLFLHSVASALLGVLLLVLVATYVFVEFFVNPMRLRTNQHFEVLKNHTDVWFVFLPAAPVETQAPAILALAALLILLGLLSTALLGHLLCFHIYLMWHKLTTYEYIVQHRPAQEAKETHKELESCPRKMRSIQEMEFYMRTFSHVRPEPSGQARPAALNAKKGTSSRRDSGAASRVCSLAFTSVLPSFLPHKAKWNHHCPPPQTHWLCLHGSNPRKRGSGEYIDCPGLGPWTESSGCPSYVTLGLLAATLALPLIPPVPAQHMLVAL